A part of Arachis hypogaea cultivar Tifrunner chromosome 12, arahy.Tifrunner.gnm2.J5K5, whole genome shotgun sequence genomic DNA contains:
- the LOC112726374 gene encoding uncharacterized protein, with the protein MAVLIHYPEMSIAPQIVKNPNPNLSKLYSFRPYTKKGTLKAIGSNRELKISCKVKELGVLNVGLDQNVKKSSRQSKEEEEKQNYYVNLGYAIRTLREEFPDLFYKELSFDIYRDDIVFKDPLNTFMGIENYKSIFWALRFHGRIFFKALWIDISTVWQPVEDIIMVRWTVHGIPRVPWESRGRFDGTSVYKLDKQGKIYEHRVDNIALNSPPKFKVLSVEELIRSIGCPSTPKPTYFEVSSTTERT; encoded by the exons ATGGCCGTTCTAATACACTACCCGGAAATGTCAATTGCCCCCCAAATTgtcaaaaaccctaaccctaatctgAGCAAGCTCTACAGCTTCAGACCCTACACTAAGAAGGGTACTCTTAAGGCAATTGGGTCGAATCGTGAGCTGAAAATCTCTTGCAAAGTGAAGGAATTGGGCGTTTTGAATGTGGGTTTAGATCAGAATGTTAAGAAAAGTTCGAGACAGAGcaaagaggaggaagagaagcAGAATTACTATGTAAATTTGGGATACGCAATCCGAACCTTGAGGGAAGAATTCCCTGATTTGTTCTACAAGGAACTCAGCTTTGACATCTacag GGATGATATTGTATTCAAAGATCCGCTGAATACTTTCATGGGCATTGAGAATTACAAATCGATTTTCTGGGCGCTACGCTTTCATGGCAGGATTTTCTTCAAAGCTCTGTGGATCGACATAAGTACCGTGTGGCAGCCTGTTGAGGACATCATTATGGTTCGCTGGACAGTTCATGGGATCCCACGAGTCCCATGGGAGAGTCGAGGTAGGTTTGATGGAACCTCTGTGTACAAACTTGACAAACAAGGCAAGATATACGAGCACCGTGTCGACAACATTGCTTTGAATTCACCTCCCAAGTTTAAAGTTCTTAGTGTGGAAGAACTAATTCGATCTATTGGGTGTCCCTCAACCCCAAAACCAACTTACTTTGAAGTATCTTCAACTACTGAGAGAACATGA